The Sinorhizobium terangae genome has a window encoding:
- a CDS encoding terpene synthase family protein, whose amino-acid sequence MIQTERALQQVLEWGHSLTGFADEHAVEAVRGGQYILQRIHPSLRDTSTRTGRDPQDETLIVAFYRELALLFWLDDCNDLGLIATEQLAAVEQALGQGVPCALPGFEGCAVLRASLAALAYDRRDYAQLLDDTRCYCAALRAEHAQAAGAERWSYAEYLHNGIDSIAYTNVFCCLSLLWGLDMATLRARPAFRQVLRLISAIGRLQNDLHGRDKDRSAGEADNAAILLLQRYPAMPVVEFLNDELAGHTRMLRQVMAEERFPAPWGPLIEAMAAIRAQYYQTSTSRYRSDAAGGGQRAPA is encoded by the coding sequence ATGATCCAGACAGAACGCGCGCTGCAGCAGGTGCTGGAGTGGGGGCATTCCCTGACCGGGTTCGCCGACGAGCATGCCGTGGAAGCGGTCAGGGGCGGCCAGTACATCCTGCAGCGCATCCACCCGAGCCTGCGCGACACCAGCACCCGCACCGGCCGCGATCCGCAGGACGAAACGCTGATCGTGGCGTTCTATCGCGAACTGGCGCTGCTGTTCTGGCTCGACGATTGCAACGACCTTGGCCTGATCGCGACGGAGCAGCTCGCCGCGGTGGAGCAGGCGCTGGGGCAGGGCGTGCCGTGCGCGCTCCCCGGATTCGAGGGCTGCGCGGTGCTGCGCGCTTCGCTGGCCGCGCTCGCCTACGATCGTCGCGACTATGCTCAGCTTCTCGACGATACTCGGTGCTACTGCGCGGCGCTGCGTGCCGAACACGCGCAGGCGGCAGGGGCGGAACGCTGGTCCTACGCCGAGTACCTGCACAACGGCATCGATTCGATCGCCTACACGAACGTGTTCTGTTGCCTGTCGTTGCTGTGGGGGCTGGACATGGCGACCTTGCGCGCGCGTCCGGCGTTTCGCCAGGTCCTGCGGCTCATCTCTGCGATAGGGCGCCTGCAGAACGATCTGCATGGACGCGACAAGGACAGGTCGGCCGGCGAGGCCGACAACGCGGCGATCCTGCTGCTGCAGCGCTATCCGGCTATGCCTGTGGTGGAGTTCCTTAACGACGAACTGGCCGGCCATACACGCATGCTGCGCCAGGTGATGGCGGAAGAGCGTTTTCCCGCGCCGTGGGGACCGTTGATCGAGGCCATGGCGGCCATCCGCGCGCAGTACTACCAGACCTCGACCAGCCGCTACCGCAGCGACGCTGCGGGGGGAGGTCAGCGTGCGCCGGCCTGA
- a CDS encoding cytochrome P450 translates to MSEQPLPTLPMWRVDHIEPSPEMLALRATGPIHRVRFPSGHEGWWVTGYDEAKAVLSDAAFRPAGMPPAAFTPDSVILGSPGWLVSHEGGEHARLRTTVAPAFSNRRVKLLAQQVEAIAVQLFETLAAQPQPADLRRHLSFPLPAMVISALMGVLYEDHAFFAGLSDEVMTHQHESGPRSASRLAWEELRAYIRGKMRDKRQDPGDNLLTDLLAAVDQGKATEEEAIGLAAGVLVAGHESTVAQIEFALLAMFRHPQQRERLVDDPSLVDKAVEEILRMYPPGAGWDGIMRYPRTDVTIAGVHIPAESKVLVGLPATSFDPRHFDDPEIFDIGRDENPHLAFSHGPHYCLGEALARLELKAVFGSIFQRFPGLRLAVASEELKLRKEIITGGFEEMPVFW, encoded by the coding sequence ATGTCCGAACAACCCTTGCCGACGCTGCCGATGTGGCGCGTCGATCACATCGAGCCCTCGCCCGAGATGTTGGCGCTACGCGCCACCGGTCCGATTCACCGCGTGCGCTTCCCGTCCGGGCACGAAGGCTGGTGGGTGACAGGCTACGACGAGGCCAAGGCGGTGCTGTCCGACGCGGCGTTCCGGCCCGCGGGAATGCCGCCGGCGGCATTCACCCCGGATTCGGTGATTCTCGGTTCGCCCGGGTGGCTGGTCTCGCACGAGGGGGGCGAGCATGCCCGGTTACGCACGACCGTGGCGCCGGCCTTCAGCAACCGCAGGGTGAAGCTGCTCGCGCAGCAGGTCGAGGCGATCGCCGTGCAGTTGTTCGAGACGTTGGCGGCCCAGCCCCAGCCCGCCGACCTGCGGCGCCACCTCTCCTTTCCGCTTCCGGCGATGGTCATAAGCGCGCTGATGGGCGTGCTCTACGAGGATCACGCCTTTTTCGCCGGGCTGTCCGACGAGGTGATGACGCACCAGCATGAAAGCGGCCCGCGCAGCGCGTCGCGCCTGGCCTGGGAAGAACTGCGCGCCTACATTCGCGGCAAGATGCGGGACAAGCGCCAGGATCCGGGCGACAACCTGCTGACGGATCTGCTCGCGGCGGTCGACCAGGGCAAGGCGACCGAGGAAGAGGCGATCGGCCTGGCGGCGGGCGTGCTGGTGGCGGGGCACGAGAGCACCGTCGCGCAGATCGAATTCGCCCTGCTGGCCATGTTCCGCCATCCGCAACAGCGCGAACGCCTGGTCGACGATCCATCCCTGGTGGACAAGGCGGTGGAGGAAATCCTGCGCATGTACCCGCCGGGCGCGGGCTGGGACGGCATCATGCGCTATCCGAGGACCGACGTGACCATCGCGGGCGTGCATATTCCTGCGGAGAGCAAGGTGCTGGTCGGCCTGCCGGCGACGTCGTTCGATCCGCGCCATTTCGACGACCCGGAAATCTTCGACATCGGACGCGACGAAAATCCGCACCTGGCGTTCTCCCACGGGCCGCACTACTGCCTCGGCGAGGCGCTGGCCAGGCTGGAACTCAAGGCGGTGTTCGGTTCAATCTTCCAGCGCTTCCCCGGGCTGCGCCTCGCCGTGGCGTCCGAAGAACTGAAGTTGCGCAAGGAGATCATCACTGGCGGCTTCGAGGAGATGCCGGTGTTCTGGTGA
- a CDS encoding ferredoxin: MRVVIDQDLCGTTGQCVLTLPVAFRQREADGVAEVCVATVPEALHAAVRLAASQCPVAAIRVIESDSGDGEPARADPSPSPAEVGRHAAKDQCNPGGHDGTV, from the coding sequence ATGCGCGTCGTGATCGACCAGGATCTGTGTGGAACCACCGGGCAGTGCGTGCTGACGCTGCCGGTCGCCTTTCGCCAGCGCGAAGCGGATGGCGTGGCCGAAGTGTGCGTGGCGACGGTCCCTGAGGCGCTGCACGCCGCCGTACGGCTCGCGGCCAGCCAGTGCCCGGTCGCCGCTATTCGGGTCATCGAAAGCGACTCTGGCGATGGCGAGCCCGCAAGGGCCGACCCTTCGCCCTCTCCGGCAGAGGTCGGGCGGCATGCCGCGAAAGACCAATGTAATCCAGGAGGACACGATGGGACGGTTTGA
- a CDS encoding SDR family oxidoreductase: MGRFEGKVAVVTGAGAGIGRACALAIAREGGRVVVADIDGSAAIACTAQIAAEAGHALALTMDIADAQAVAALFETAERHFGGVDLLVNNASAMHLTPRDRAILDLDLAVWDQTMATNLRGTLLCCRQAIPRMIARGGGAIVNMSSCQGLSGDTAQTSYAASKAAMNMLSASLATQYGHAQIRCNAVAPGLIMTERLLAKLDECMQRHLRRHQLLPRVGRPEDVAALVAFLLSDDAAFITGQVVCIDGGMLAHVPTYADGGNSRAARPAGDTVEAAAAPGR; this comes from the coding sequence ATGGGACGGTTTGAAGGCAAGGTGGCCGTGGTGACCGGTGCCGGCGCCGGCATCGGCAGGGCATGCGCCCTCGCCATCGCGCGCGAGGGCGGCAGAGTGGTGGTGGCCGACATTGATGGCTCGGCGGCCATCGCCTGCACCGCGCAGATCGCGGCCGAAGCGGGCCACGCGCTGGCGCTGACCATGGACATCGCCGATGCGCAGGCGGTGGCAGCGCTATTCGAGACGGCGGAGCGGCACTTTGGTGGGGTCGACCTGCTGGTGAATAACGCGAGCGCCATGCATCTGACCCCGCGCGACCGCGCGATCCTCGACCTGGACCTGGCGGTTTGGGATCAGACCATGGCGACCAATCTGCGCGGCACGCTGCTCTGCTGCCGGCAGGCCATCCCACGGATGATCGCCCGCGGCGGTGGCGCGATCGTCAACATGTCGTCGTGCCAGGGGCTCAGCGGTGACACCGCGCAGACGTCCTACGCCGCGTCGAAGGCGGCGATGAACATGCTGTCGGCCTCGCTCGCCACCCAGTACGGTCATGCGCAGATCCGCTGCAACGCGGTTGCGCCGGGTCTCATCATGACCGAGCGTCTCCTCGCCAAGCTGGACGAGTGCATGCAACGGCATCTGCGCCGGCACCAGCTCCTGCCGCGCGTCGGCCGCCCCGAGGACGTGGCGGCGCTGGTGGCGTTCCTGCTCTCCGACGATGCTGCGTTCATCACCGGCCAGGTCGTGTGCATCGACGGCGGCATGCTGGCGCATGTGCCGACGTACGCCGACGGTGGCAACAGCCGCGCCGCGCGGCCTGCCGGCGACACCGTCGAAGCGGCCGCTGCGCCAGGGAGGTGA
- the nifD gene encoding nitrogenase molybdenum-iron protein alpha chain has product MSLDYENDGALHEELIKQVLSQYPDKAAKRRKKHLSVATNGQEADEEGEVLSECSVKSNIKSIPGVMTIRGCAYAGSKGVVWGPIKDMVHISHGPVGCGQYSWSQRRNYYVGTTGIDSFVTLQFTSDFQEKDIVFGGDKKLEKIIDEIEELFPLNNGISVQSECPIGLIGDDIEAVSRKKAKEHEKTIVPVRCEGFRGVSQSLGHHIANDSIRDWVFDKTDVEFEADRYDVNVIGDYNIGGDAWATRILLEEVGLRVVGNWSGDATLAEVERAPKAKLNLIHCYRSMNYICRHMEEKYGIPWMEYNFFGPSQIEASLRKIAKHFGPTIVDKTEAVIAKYRPLVDAVVDKYWPRLEGKTVMLYVGGLRPRHVITAYEDLGMVIVGTGYEFAHNDDYQRTGHYVKNGTLIYDDVTGYELEKFIEGIRPDLVGSGIKEKYPVQKMGIPFRQMHSWDYSGPYHGYDGFAIFARDMDLAINNPVWDLYDAPWKKKALPPMAVAAE; this is encoded by the coding sequence ATGAGCCTCGACTACGAGAATGACGGCGCTCTCCATGAGGAGCTTATCAAGCAAGTGCTGTCGCAGTATCCGGACAAGGCGGCGAAGCGCCGCAAGAAGCACCTCAGCGTCGCAACGAACGGGCAGGAGGCCGACGAGGAGGGCGAGGTCCTCTCCGAATGCAGCGTCAAGTCGAACATCAAGTCCATTCCGGGCGTGATGACGATCCGCGGCTGCGCCTATGCCGGCTCCAAAGGTGTGGTTTGGGGTCCGATTAAGGATATGGTCCATATCTCACATGGGCCAGTCGGTTGCGGCCAATATTCCTGGTCGCAGCGCCGGAATTACTACGTCGGTACGACGGGCATCGACAGCTTCGTGACCCTTCAGTTCACTTCTGATTTTCAGGAGAAGGACATCGTTTTCGGCGGCGACAAGAAGCTGGAAAAGATCATCGACGAGATCGAGGAGCTGTTTCCCCTGAACAATGGCATCAGCGTGCAATCGGAATGCCCGATCGGCCTGATCGGCGACGACATCGAGGCGGTGTCGCGCAAGAAGGCCAAGGAGCACGAAAAGACGATCGTGCCGGTGCGCTGCGAAGGCTTCCGCGGGGTCTCGCAATCGCTTGGTCACCACATTGCCAATGACTCGATCCGTGACTGGGTCTTCGACAAGACGGACGTGGAGTTCGAGGCCGACCGTTACGATGTTAACGTCATCGGCGACTACAATATCGGCGGCGACGCGTGGGCTACGCGCATCCTCTTGGAGGAGGTGGGGTTGCGCGTCGTCGGCAACTGGTCGGGGGATGCGACGCTTGCTGAGGTAGAGCGCGCGCCGAAGGCCAAGCTCAATCTCATCCACTGCTACCGGTCGATGAACTACATCTGCCGGCACATGGAGGAAAAGTACGGCATCCCCTGGATGGAATACAATTTCTTTGGTCCCTCCCAGATCGAAGCTTCTCTGCGCAAGATAGCCAAGCATTTCGGGCCCACAATCGTGGACAAGACCGAGGCGGTCATCGCCAAGTACCGCCCCTTGGTCGATGCGGTCGTCGACAAGTATTGGCCCCGCCTCGAAGGCAAGACGGTGATGCTCTATGTCGGCGGCCTACGCCCTCGTCACGTCATCACCGCCTATGAGGACCTCGGCATGGTGATAGTCGGCACCGGATACGAGTTCGCTCACAACGATGACTATCAGCGTACCGGCCATTACGTGAAGAATGGCACGCTGATCTATGACGACGTGACCGGTTACGAACTGGAAAAGTTCATCGAGGGGATCCGACCTGACCTCGTGGGCTCCGGGATCAAGGAGAAATACCCGGTGCAGAAGATGGGCATCCCATTCCGCCAGATGCACTCCTGGGATTATTCCGGCCCGTATCACGGCTATGACGGCTTCGCCATCTTCGCGCGCGACATGGATCTGGCCATCAACAACCCGGTCTGGGACCTCTACGACGCCCCCTGGAAGAAAAAGGCCCTGCCGCCGATGGCGGTCGCGGCCGAATAA
- the nifH gene encoding nitrogenase iron protein: MSDLRQIAFYGKGGIGKSTTSQNTLAALVDLGQKILIVGCDPKADSTRLILNSKAQDTVLHLAAEEGSVEDLELEDVLKVGYRGIKCVESGGPEPGVGCAGRGVITSINFLEENGAYDDVDYVSYDVLGDVVCGGFAMPIRENKAQEIYIVMSGEMMALYAANNIAKGILKYAHSGGVRLGGLICNERQTDRELDLSEALAAKLNSKLIHFVPRDNIVQHAELRKMTVIQYAPDSKQAGEYRALAEKIHANSGQGTVPTPITMEELEDMLLDFGIMKTDEQMLAELQAKEAKLAVAH, translated from the coding sequence ATGTCAGATTTGCGTCAAATCGCATTCTACGGCAAGGGGGGCATCGGCAAGTCCACCACCTCTCAAAATACGCTCGCGGCCCTTGTCGATCTCGGGCAGAAGATCCTCATCGTGGGCTGTGACCCCAAAGCCGACTCCACCCGCCTGATCCTGAACTCGAAGGCGCAAGACACGGTTCTGCATCTCGCGGCCGAGGAGGGTTCGGTGGAAGACCTCGAACTCGAGGACGTGCTCAAGGTCGGCTACAGAGGCATCAAGTGCGTCGAGTCCGGCGGCCCCGAGCCCGGTGTCGGTTGCGCCGGCCGCGGCGTCATCACCTCTATCAATTTTCTTGAGGAGAACGGCGCCTATGACGATGTCGACTACGTCTCCTACGACGTGCTCGGCGACGTGGTCTGCGGCGGATTTGCGATGCCGATACGCGAGAACAAGGCCCAGGAAATCTACATCGTTATGTCCGGCGAGATGATGGCGCTCTATGCCGCCAACAACATCGCCAAGGGTATCCTGAAATACGCCCATTCCGGCGGCGTGCGGCTCGGCGGGCTGATTTGCAACGAGCGCCAGACCGACCGCGAGCTCGACCTCTCCGAGGCGCTGGCTGCCAAGCTCAATTCCAAGCTCATTCACTTCGTGCCGCGCGACAACATCGTCCAGCACGCCGAGCTCAGGAAGATGACAGTGATCCAGTATGCGCCGGACTCCAAGCAAGCCGGAGAGTATCGCGCGTTGGCCGAGAAGATCCATGCCAATTCGGGCCAGGGCACCGTCCCGACCCCAATCACCATGGAGGAGTTGGAAGATATGCTGCTCGACTTCGGCATCATGAAGACCGACGAGCAGATGCTTGCCGAACTCCAGGCCAAGGAAGCCAAGCTGGCGGTTGCCCACTAG
- a CDS encoding cytochrome P450 — MDMLLNPLNRGHRLRCDIPVMPGAFPLVGHLPAIICDLPRLLRRAERTLGSHFWLDFGPAGHLMTCLDPDVFALLRHKDVSSAVIAEIAPEILGGTLVTLNGSAHRQARDGIKAAFLPRGLTEAGIGELFEPVIRARVQAWRDRGEVTILPETADLMLKLTFSLMGIPAQDLPEWHRKYRQLLLLIVAPPVDLPGTPLRRGRAARDWIDAQSRQFIRNARAHAARTGLINDMVSAFDRSDDALSDDVLVANIRLLLLAGHETTASTMAWMVIELARQPELWDALVEEAQRVGAVPTRHADLAQYPIAEALFRETLRMHPASSLVPRRATQELQLGQRRIPAGTSLCIPLLHFSTSALLHEAPDQFRLARWLQRTGPIGPVDMLQFGSGPHVCIGYHLVWLELVQFSIALALTMHKAGVRPRLLSDAEKGRRYFPTAQPSMKIRVGFS, encoded by the coding sequence ATGGACATGCTGCTCAACCCGCTGAACCGTGGGCACCGGCTGCGGTGCGACATCCCGGTCATGCCCGGCGCCTTCCCGTTGGTCGGGCATCTTCCCGCCATCATTTGTGACCTGCCGCGCCTGCTGCGGCGCGCGGAACGGACGCTGGGCAGCCACTTCTGGCTGGACTTCGGCCCTGCCGGACACCTGATGACCTGCCTGGATCCGGATGTGTTCGCATTGCTCCGGCACAAGGACGTGTCCTCGGCGGTGATCGCAGAGATCGCGCCCGAAATCCTTGGCGGAACGTTGGTCACTTTGAACGGTAGTGCGCACCGGCAGGCGCGCGATGGGATCAAGGCGGCGTTCCTGCCCAGGGGGCTGACCGAGGCCGGCATTGGCGAGCTGTTCGAGCCCGTCATCCGGGCCCGGGTGCAGGCGTGGCGCGACCGCGGTGAAGTAACCATCCTGCCCGAAACCGCCGACCTGATGCTCAAGCTCACCTTCAGTCTCATGGGCATCCCCGCCCAAGACCTGCCGGAGTGGCATCGCAAGTACCGGCAACTGCTGCTGTTGATCGTCGCGCCCCCGGTCGACCTGCCCGGAACGCCCTTGCGGCGCGGCCGCGCCGCCCGCGACTGGATCGACGCGCAGTCGCGCCAGTTCATCCGCAACGCGCGCGCGCATGCCGCGCGCACCGGTTTGATCAACGACATGGTGAGCGCCTTTGATCGCAGCGACGATGCGCTCTCCGATGACGTCCTGGTCGCCAATATCCGGTTGCTGCTGCTTGCCGGTCACGAGACCACCGCCTCGACGATGGCCTGGATGGTGATCGAGCTGGCGCGGCAGCCTGAGCTGTGGGACGCCCTGGTCGAGGAGGCGCAACGCGTGGGCGCTGTGCCGACCCGGCACGCGGACCTGGCGCAGTATCCGATCGCCGAGGCGCTGTTCCGCGAGACGCTGCGCATGCATCCGGCGTCCTCGCTCGTACCGCGTCGCGCGACGCAGGAACTACAACTCGGCCAGCGGCGCATTCCCGCGGGCACAAGTCTATGCATCCCGCTGCTGCATTTCTCGACCTCGGCGCTGCTGCACGAGGCGCCTGATCAGTTCCGCCTGGCGCGGTGGCTGCAACGCACGGGGCCGATCGGGCCGGTGGACATGCTGCAGTTCGGCAGCGGGCCACACGTCTGCATCGGCTACCACCTGGTATGGCTGGAACTGGTGCAGTTCAGCATCGCCTTGGCGCTGACCATGCACAAGGCCGGGGTGCGGCCGCGGTTGCTGAGCGACGCCGAAAAAGGCCGGCGCTATTTCCCGACAGCACAACCCTCCATGAAAATCCGCGTCGGATTCTCATGA
- the nifK gene encoding nitrogenase molybdenum-iron protein subunit beta, producing MPQSAEKVLDHAPLFREPEYRKMLAEKKLNFECPHPDQIVTDQREYTKTWEYREKNLAREALVVNPAKACQPLGAVFAAAGFERTMSFVHGSQGCVAYYRSHLSRHFKEPSSAVSSSMTEDAAVFGGLKNMVDGLANTYSLYDPKMIAVSTTCMAEVIGDDLHGFIENAKNEGSVPADFDIPFAHTPAFVGSHVDGYDAMVKGVLEHFWKGQERKESGGTVNIIPGFDGFCVGNNRELKRLLDLMGVSYTFIQDASDQFDTPSDGVYRMYDGGTMIEDVKAALNAEATLSLQHYNTRKTLDYCNEVGQATASFHYPLGVQATDDFLMKVSEISGKDIPTAIGMERGRLVDAMADSQAWLHGKKYAIYGDPDFVYAVARFVMETGGEPTHCLATNGTAAWEAEMKELLGSSAFGKDGQVWAGNDLWALRSLLFTEPVDLLIGNSYGKYLERDTDTPLIRLTFPIFDRHHHHRFPLMGYQGGLRVLTTILDKVFDKLDRETIKVGVTDYSYDLTR from the coding sequence ATGCCGCAGTCGGCCGAAAAAGTCCTCGACCATGCTCCCCTGTTCCGCGAGCCGGAATACAGGAAGATGCTCGCCGAGAAGAAGTTGAATTTCGAATGTCCGCATCCGGATCAGATTGTTACCGATCAACGCGAATACACCAAGACCTGGGAGTACCGCGAAAAAAACCTCGCCCGCGAAGCCCTTGTCGTGAACCCGGCCAAAGCTTGCCAGCCGCTCGGTGCCGTCTTCGCGGCCGCGGGCTTCGAGCGGACCATGTCCTTCGTTCATGGCAGCCAGGGCTGTGTTGCTTATTACCGTTCACATCTGTCGCGACACTTCAAGGAGCCCTCATCAGCGGTTTCGTCCTCGATGACCGAGGACGCGGCGGTGTTCGGCGGCCTGAAGAATATGGTCGACGGACTCGCCAACACCTATAGCCTCTACGACCCGAAGATGATTGCCGTCTCGACCACTTGTATGGCAGAGGTCATCGGCGACGACCTGCACGGCTTCATCGAGAACGCCAAGAACGAAGGTTCAGTCCCGGCCGACTTCGATATTCCTTTCGCACATACGCCCGCCTTCGTCGGCAGCCATGTCGATGGCTACGACGCCATGGTCAAAGGTGTTCTAGAGCACTTCTGGAAAGGCCAGGAGCGCAAGGAATCCGGTGGAACCGTCAACATCATTCCGGGGTTTGACGGCTTCTGTGTTGGCAACAACCGTGAGCTCAAGCGCCTGCTCGACCTGATGGGCGTGTCCTACACCTTCATCCAGGATGCCTCCGACCAGTTCGACACGCCGTCGGACGGCGTGTATCGCATGTATGACGGTGGTACGATGATCGAGGACGTGAAGGCGGCACTCAATGCCGAAGCGACACTGTCGCTGCAGCACTACAACACCCGCAAGACGCTGGACTATTGCAACGAGGTCGGGCAGGCGACGGCCTCATTCCATTATCCTCTCGGTGTCCAGGCGACCGACGATTTCCTGATGAAGGTCTCGGAGATTTCCGGCAAGGATATCCCAACGGCAATCGGTATGGAGCGCGGCCGACTTGTCGACGCGATGGCGGATAGTCAGGCCTGGCTGCACGGCAAGAAATACGCAATCTACGGCGATCCTGACTTCGTCTACGCCGTGGCTCGGTTCGTGATGGAGACCGGCGGCGAGCCGACCCACTGCCTCGCCACCAACGGGACAGCAGCCTGGGAAGCCGAGATGAAGGAGTTGCTTGGGTCCTCGGCCTTCGGCAAGGATGGCCAGGTCTGGGCGGGCAACGACCTCTGGGCGCTGCGCTCGCTGCTCTTCACCGAGCCGGTGGATCTGCTGATCGGCAACTCCTATGGCAAGTATCTGGAGCGCGACACTGACACGCCGCTGATCCGGCTGACGTTTCCGATATTTGACCGGCACCAT
- a CDS encoding polyprenyl synthetase family protein, whose translation MQTGSTLHDDRTGVSALGGLGAQARGAPGRLLPEIWMQDGAKRVEQVLARLLCAEDDGETELMAAMRYATLHGGKRTRALLCMAAGALADTPAHMLDDVGAAIEMMHACTLVHDDLPAMDDDVLRRGLPTVHVKFGEATAILVGDALQAHAFLTLTSLDAPSDNRIVLVRELAQAVSAEGAAGGQAMDLSLVGKHVELDRIVAMHRMKTGALVRASVRMGALCTITEDAAHAALYCALNRYGACLGLALQVIDDILDATADTATLGKTPGKDAAAQKPTCASIMGLQAARQFALELLHDAGEAIAPLGPRAERLAQMLQRANAYLFKHAPCA comes from the coding sequence ATGCAGACCGGTTCCACACTACACGACGACCGAACTGGCGTTTCCGCGCTTGGCGGATTGGGCGCGCAGGCGCGCGGCGCACCCGGCAGGCTGCTGCCGGAGATCTGGATGCAGGACGGCGCAAAGCGGGTCGAACAGGTGCTGGCGCGTCTTCTCTGCGCCGAAGACGACGGTGAGACCGAGCTGATGGCGGCGATGCGCTACGCCACCTTGCATGGCGGGAAGCGCACCCGCGCCTTGCTCTGTATGGCTGCCGGCGCACTAGCCGACACGCCGGCGCACATGCTCGACGACGTCGGGGCCGCCATCGAGATGATGCACGCCTGTACCCTGGTCCATGACGACCTGCCCGCGATGGACGACGACGTGCTTCGCCGCGGCCTTCCGACCGTGCACGTCAAGTTCGGCGAAGCCACTGCGATCCTGGTCGGCGATGCGCTGCAGGCGCACGCCTTCCTGACACTGACGAGCCTGGATGCTCCGAGCGACAACCGTATCGTGCTTGTGCGCGAACTGGCGCAGGCGGTATCCGCCGAGGGTGCCGCAGGCGGCCAGGCCATGGATCTGTCGCTGGTCGGAAAGCACGTCGAGCTGGACAGGATCGTGGCGATGCACCGCATGAAGACCGGAGCGCTGGTGCGCGCGTCCGTTCGCATGGGCGCCCTATGCACCATCACGGAGGATGCCGCACACGCTGCACTGTACTGTGCGCTCAATCGCTACGGCGCCTGTCTCGGCCTGGCGTTGCAGGTGATCGACGACATTCTCGACGCGACAGCGGATACCGCGACGCTGGGCAAGACCCCCGGCAAGGACGCGGCGGCGCAGAAGCCGACCTGCGCGTCGATCATGGGGCTGCAGGCAGCGCGCCAGTTCGCGCTGGAATTGTTGCACGACGCCGGGGAGGCCATCGCCCCGCTGGGACCGCGTGCGGAACGGTTGGCGCAGATGCTGCAGCGGGCCAATGCGTATCTGTTCAAGCACGCGCCATGCGCATGA
- a CDS encoding cytochrome P450, protein MDVQETAAACRDAFAELASPACIHDPYPFMRWLREHDPVHRAASGLFLLSRHADIYWALQATGDAFRGPAPGELARYFPRAATSLSLKLLASTLAMKDPPTHTRLRRLISRDFTMREIDNLRPSIARIVAAHLDGMAPALERGEAVDLHREFALALPMLVFAELFGMPQEDMFGLAAIIGAILEGLSPHASDPQLAAADAASARVQAYFGDLIKRKRTDPRHDIVSMLVGAHDDDADTLSDAELISMLWGMLLGGFATTAATIDHAVLAILAYPEQRHWLQGDAVGVEAFVEEVLRCDAPAMFSSIPRIAQRDIELGGVVIPKNADVRVLIAAGNRDPDAFADPDRFDPARFYGTSPGMSTGGKIMLSFGHGIHFCLGAQLARVQLAESLPRIQARFPTLALAEQPTREPSAFLRTFRTLPVRLHAG, encoded by the coding sequence ATGGACGTGCAAGAAACGGCGGCAGCATGCCGGGACGCCTTCGCCGAACTGGCGTCGCCAGCGTGCATCCACGACCCGTATCCGTTCATGCGGTGGTTGCGCGAGCACGATCCGGTGCATCGCGCGGCCTCGGGCCTCTTTCTGTTGAGCCGCCATGCCGACATCTACTGGGCGCTCCAGGCCACGGGCGATGCGTTTCGGGGACCGGCGCCGGGCGAACTGGCGCGATATTTCCCGCGTGCGGCGACCAGCCTGTCGCTCAAACTGCTGGCGTCCACGCTAGCGATGAAGGACCCACCGACGCATACGCGTCTGCGCCGGCTGATCTCGCGCGATTTCACCATGCGCGAGATCGACAACCTGCGGCCGAGCATCGCGCGCATCGTCGCAGCGCACCTGGACGGCATGGCGCCCGCGCTCGAGCGCGGGGAGGCGGTGGACCTGCATCGGGAATTCGCGCTGGCCTTGCCAATGCTGGTCTTCGCCGAACTGTTCGGCATGCCCCAGGAGGACATGTTCGGGCTCGCCGCCATCATCGGCGCCATCCTGGAAGGCCTGAGCCCGCACGCCAGCGATCCCCAGCTCGCCGCGGCGGACGCGGCCAGTGCCAGGGTGCAGGCCTACTTCGGCGACCTCATAAAGCGCAAGCGCACAGATCCCCGTCACGATATCGTATCGATGCTGGTCGGCGCACACGATGACGATGCCGACACGCTGTCGGATGCGGAGTTGATCAGCATGCTGTGGGGCATGCTGCTGGGCGGCTTCGCCACCACTGCTGCGACCATCGACCATGCGGTCCTGGCGATCTTGGCGTATCCCGAACAGCGGCACTGGCTGCAGGGAGACGCCGTGGGGGTCGAGGCATTCGTCGAAGAAGTCCTGCGCTGCGACGCGCCCGCCATGTTCAGCTCCATTCCGCGTATCGCCCAGCGCGACATCGAACTGGGCGGCGTGGTGATCCCGAAGAACGCGGACGTGCGCGTGCTGATCGCGGCCGGCAATCGCGACCCGGACGCCTTCGCCGATCCCGACCGCTTCGATCCCGCGCGGTTCTACGGCACCAGTCCTGGCATGTCGACCGGCGGGAAGATCATGCTGAGCTTCGGCCACGGCATCCACTTCTGCCTAGGTGCGCAACTGGCCCGGGTGCAGTTGGCCGAGAGCCTGCCGCGCATCCAGGCGCGCTTCCCCACGCTGGCATTGGCCGAGCAGCCGACCCGGGAGCCCTCTGCGTTCCTTAGGACGTTCCGCACGCTGCCGGTGCGGCTGCATGCGGGCTGA